The following are encoded in a window of Trichocoleus sp. genomic DNA:
- the gyrA gene encoding DNA gyrase subunit A: MAEQLNILNSGQVIATALHTEVQQSYLEYAMSVIVGRALPDVRDGLKPVHRRILYAMHELGLTPDRPYRKCARVVGDVLGKYHPHGDQAVYDALVRMVQTFSSRYPVLEGHGNFGSVDDDPPAAMRYTETRLSPIGNEGLLSEIGEATVDFIGNFDNSQQEPIVLPAQLPFLLLNGCSGIAVGMATNVPPHNLGELIDGLIALIDRPDLPDEELFKLIPAPDFPTGGEIIDASGIREAYRTGRGSIPIRGVAKLEEVNLGRGRHRRLGIIVTELPFQVNKAAWIEKIAELVNAGKIDGIADIRDESDREGMRVVIELRREAQPAAVLDKLYKLTTLQINFGVIMLALADGQPRQMPLREMLQQFLNFREETLTRQYRYELDKAENRSDILAGMLTALSDLDSLIEILRRSPDGSTAKVQMQERFSFSDRQSSAILAMPLSRLTGMERQKIQEEFDQLTDRMQDLHRLLDNRKELLKSLKKDLRTLKRKYADERRTRMVTAEQQAAESAQLAELGLEGEPAEQEVVLEFTQKGYVRRSTPKAYQRRQEKQETVPTQTLIDNEDFTSQTAITTTNHDLLVLTKDGKAYSIKVEDIPPTPRQSKGTPLVTLLPPTAQSDLEAIVAQFVISPEPEDLEGLDLVMLTRQGRFKRLPLTEFTNLTGRGLTALKLKDDELLAVVLTQTGEQLILATSTGRVLRFDINDEQVPIMSRTAQGLQALRLHKNKNEKLISCVATLQDDDLLLVTAEGYAKRIPVSKLKPTMRGELGMNAIQFANKTDSLAGISIAFPNTEVTVLTSADRMTKLPVDKVPLLGRMEGGDRVLKLTKQEQVIRLYSELADEEEPEET, translated from the coding sequence ATGGCTGAACAATTAAACATTTTGAATTCGGGACAGGTGATTGCAACTGCTCTGCATACTGAAGTGCAGCAATCGTACCTGGAATATGCCATGAGTGTGATTGTGGGGCGGGCATTACCGGATGTCCGAGATGGCCTGAAACCCGTTCATCGCCGCATTCTCTACGCGATGCATGAGTTAGGCTTAACGCCCGATCGCCCTTACCGCAAATGTGCCCGTGTCGTCGGGGATGTGCTGGGCAAATATCATCCGCATGGTGATCAGGCGGTTTATGATGCGCTGGTGCGAATGGTGCAAACCTTTTCCAGCCGCTATCCGGTGCTAGAAGGGCATGGCAACTTTGGTTCGGTGGATGATGACCCTCCGGCAGCAATGCGCTACACCGAAACTCGCTTATCGCCAATCGGCAATGAGGGCTTGCTGTCTGAAATTGGGGAAGCAACCGTTGATTTCATTGGCAACTTTGACAACTCTCAGCAAGAGCCGATCGTTCTTCCGGCGCAGCTGCCGTTTCTGCTGCTCAATGGCTGCTCTGGAATTGCAGTTGGCATGGCAACCAACGTACCGCCTCACAACCTGGGTGAACTCATCGATGGACTGATTGCCCTGATCGATCGCCCTGATCTGCCTGATGAAGAACTCTTCAAGCTGATTCCGGCTCCTGACTTTCCCACAGGCGGCGAGATTATTGATGCATCGGGCATTCGAGAAGCCTATCGGACTGGACGCGGCAGCATCCCCATTCGTGGCGTTGCCAAGCTAGAAGAAGTGAACCTGGGGCGAGGACGGCATCGCAGGCTCGGAATTATCGTCACGGAACTGCCATTTCAGGTCAACAAAGCTGCTTGGATCGAAAAAATTGCTGAACTGGTCAACGCAGGAAAAATTGACGGCATTGCTGATATTCGGGATGAGAGCGATCGCGAAGGAATGCGCGTGGTCATTGAGCTACGCCGCGAAGCCCAGCCTGCTGCTGTTTTAGACAAGCTCTACAAGCTAACAACGCTGCAAATTAACTTTGGCGTGATCATGCTGGCACTGGCGGATGGGCAACCACGCCAAATGCCTCTGCGTGAAATGTTGCAGCAGTTCCTCAACTTCCGCGAAGAAACGCTGACGCGACAATATCGCTATGAACTAGACAAGGCAGAGAACCGATCGGATATTTTGGCAGGAATGCTAACGGCGCTGAGTGATCTGGACAGCCTGATCGAAATTTTGCGCCGCTCTCCTGATGGCAGTACTGCGAAAGTTCAGATGCAGGAGCGATTTAGCTTTAGCGATCGGCAGTCTAGTGCGATTCTGGCGATGCCACTCAGTCGGTTGACGGGCATGGAGCGACAGAAAATTCAGGAAGAGTTTGATCAATTAACCGATCGAATGCAGGATCTCCATCGCTTACTAGACAACCGGAAGGAACTGCTGAAATCGCTGAAAAAAGATTTGCGGACGCTGAAGCGTAAATATGCCGACGAACGACGCACACGCATGGTTACAGCAGAACAGCAAGCAGCCGAATCGGCGCAACTGGCAGAACTGGGGCTTGAAGGTGAACCAGCCGAGCAAGAGGTGGTGCTGGAGTTCACGCAGAAAGGCTATGTGCGGCGATCGACTCCCAAGGCATATCAGCGGCGACAGGAGAAGCAAGAAACGGTGCCAACCCAAACGCTGATCGACAATGAAGACTTTACAAGCCAAACTGCGATCACAACGACAAATCATGATCTGCTGGTTCTGACAAAAGACGGTAAAGCTTACAGCATCAAGGTTGAGGATATTCCGCCCACTCCGAGACAGTCTAAGGGAACGCCGTTAGTCACCCTGTTGCCGCCAACGGCTCAAAGTGATTTAGAGGCGATCGTGGCTCAGTTTGTCATCTCTCCTGAACCAGAGGATTTGGAAGGGTTGGATCTGGTGATGCTGACGCGCCAGGGACGGTTTAAGCGATTGCCGCTCACGGAGTTTACCAACCTGACCGGACGCGGATTGACTGCCCTAAAACTGAAGGATGATGAACTGCTGGCAGTTGTCCTGACGCAGACAGGAGAGCAGTTGATCCTTGCCACTTCAACTGGACGCGTGCTGCGCTTTGACATCAACGATGAGCAAGTGCCAATCATGAGCAGAACGGCTCAAGGGCTGCAAGCTCTCCGACTGCATAAAAATAAAAACGAAAAACTGATTAGCTGCGTTGCTACCCTCCAAGACGATGATTTGCTGCTCGTGACAGCAGAGGGCTACGCGAAGCGAATTCCCGTCTCCAAGCTCAAGCCAACGATGCGCGGTGAACTGGGTATGAACGCCATTCAGTTTGCCAATAAAACAGATTCACTGGCAGGCATTTCGATCGCCTTTCCCAATACCGAAGTCACGGTTCTGACCAGTGCCGATCGTATGACCAAACTTCCGGTCGATAAAGTACCCCTTTTGGGACGTATGGAGGGGGGCGATCGGGTGCTGAAGCTGACCAAACAGGAGCAGGTCATTCGTTTGTATAGTGAGTTGGCAGATGAGGAAGAACCAGAAGAAACGTAA
- a CDS encoding precorrin-2 C(20)-methyltransferase, with protein MVKQIGTLYGVGAGPGDPELITLKGLRILKDVPIVAFPAGLRGNLGVAQQIIAEWLQPHQIQLPLDFPYVQDETALMQAWQTAADRVWEYLVQGQDVAFVSEGDVSFYSTFTYLAQTLQQSYPEAIVQTIPGICSPMAAAAALGIPLTIRAQKLTVLPALYSVTDLETALKTADVVVLMKVSSVYAQVWSILQQHGLLQQSYVVERATRSDQKIYADLRDQSDLKLHYFSLLIVQVAPPELQ; from the coding sequence ATGGTTAAACAGATTGGTACACTCTACGGAGTCGGAGCCGGACCCGGAGATCCGGAGCTTATTACCCTCAAAGGACTGCGCATTTTGAAGGACGTGCCGATCGTGGCATTTCCGGCAGGTCTTCGGGGTAATCTTGGCGTTGCTCAACAAATCATCGCGGAATGGCTACAACCGCACCAAATCCAACTGCCGCTCGATTTTCCTTACGTGCAAGATGAGACAGCCTTGATGCAGGCTTGGCAAACTGCCGCCGATCGCGTTTGGGAATATCTAGTTCAGGGTCAGGATGTGGCGTTTGTCTCGGAAGGTGATGTCAGCTTCTATAGCACCTTTACCTATCTGGCGCAGACCTTGCAGCAGAGCTATCCTGAAGCGATCGTGCAGACAATTCCCGGCATCTGTTCACCGATGGCTGCCGCCGCTGCTTTAGGCATTCCCCTGACCATTCGCGCCCAAAAGTTGACCGTTTTGCCTGCACTTTACAGCGTTACAGATTTAGAAACTGCCCTGAAAACTGCTGATGTTGTGGTTTTAATGAAAGTAAGCTCAGTCTACGCGCAGGTCTGGTCAATTTTGCAGCAGCATGGGCTACTTCAGCAAAGCTATGTGGTAGAACGCGCCACCCGGTCAGATCAAAAGATTTATGCTGATCTGCGCGACCAATCTGATCTCAAACTGCATTATTTTTCGCTGCTCATTGTCCAGGTTGCGCCGCCAGAACTGCAATAA
- a CDS encoding energy transducer TonB, whose protein sequence is MSSSLRFQDLPTLQKAAQQWAKNPGFWAGITSLGLHGALFVLLPLLPYTALKTNVPEAKRSVGLVQLTPEEQARLPDFSTAPEIQLPSIAQAPVPQSRSDFSALPPIPNSSTIAPPPISPSFINPLPIPSFPIFIPPPIPQTTTQIPIPQTPASPAASPSPLPSASPSALPQVTQADPRLPNQPQTNDQSDVAASPQSSPQPSSTPQPSPGEQLIARQQELRRLYTYNPEGTTTEAALESYTGWLGSAVQWLGADWDRQGKAQELKLVGDYPKTACVRKLSGAAIVGVLVDEQGKVVEEPEPPTLLQSSGYPIFNDRALQAAVAHEFEATGKKQAYQVLVQFDGDEACPKTASPETPAG, encoded by the coding sequence ATGTCATCCTCATTGCGGTTTCAGGACTTGCCAACCTTACAGAAAGCTGCCCAACAATGGGCTAAAAACCCAGGATTTTGGGCTGGGATTACCTCTCTAGGGCTGCATGGAGCGTTGTTTGTGCTATTGCCGCTGCTGCCTTACACAGCACTCAAAACAAATGTGCCTGAGGCGAAGCGATCGGTTGGGCTAGTCCAGCTAACACCAGAAGAACAGGCGCGTCTTCCTGATTTTTCGACCGCTCCAGAAATCCAGCTGCCTTCGATCGCTCAGGCTCCGGTGCCACAATCCAGGTCGGATTTTTCAGCACTGCCACCGATCCCCAATTCATCCACGATCGCGCCGCCTCCAATCTCACCCTCTTTCATTAATCCGCTGCCCATTCCCTCTTTTCCCATCTTTATACCGCCGCCGATTCCCCAGACCACGACGCAAATTCCAATTCCCCAAACCCCAGCGAGTCCGGCTGCCAGTCCTTCGCCTTTGCCCTCTGCATCACCCTCTGCGCTGCCGCAGGTCACTCAAGCAGATCCCCGGCTGCCTAATCAGCCCCAGACCAATGATCAGAGTGATGTTGCTGCCAGTCCCCAGTCTAGCCCTCAGCCCAGCAGCACCCCTCAGCCTTCTCCAGGAGAACAACTGATTGCCCGTCAGCAGGAGTTGCGACGCCTGTATACCTATAACCCTGAAGGAACCACAACTGAAGCGGCACTAGAATCCTATACGGGGTGGCTGGGAAGTGCAGTGCAGTGGCTGGGGGCAGATTGGGATCGGCAGGGCAAGGCGCAAGAGCTAAAGCTGGTGGGAGACTATCCTAAAACGGCTTGTGTGCGAAAGCTGAGTGGCGCGGCGATCGTCGGTGTGCTGGTTGATGAACAGGGCAAAGTAGTCGAGGAACCTGAACCTCCAACTCTGCTGCAAAGCTCTGGCTATCCCATTTTTAACGATCGCGCTCTGCAAGCTGCTGTGGCTCATGAGTTTGAGGCAACGGGCAAGAAGCAGGCATATCAAGTGCTGGTGCAGTTTGATGGTGACGAAGCCTGCCCCAAGACCGCCAGCCCTGAAACTCCCGCAGGATAA
- a CDS encoding PfkB family carbohydrate kinase encodes MTLDLAFNAQLCTIADRLFELIDRFSEARVLVIGDLTLDEFLTGQVERVSREAPVLILRHEQTKQTPGGGANAVYNLAALGAQVQAVGLMGQDEQGQALRQLFQAVGIETNGIFVDPDRPTVTKTRISGHSRQSVTQQIVRIDRKSDQLPHPELQQKLADYVQSQLGSVDAVVCSDYGDGTLTPPVIAAALAHPRSIVDTQKELDRYQGAFLFTPNLPEAEKAVGYAITDAEMLSRAGQDLLAQTQAQFILITCGEAGMTLFDRSGNEQTIPAFNRTAVFDVTGAGDTVVAALTLALTAGASCWEAAILGNLAASLVVRQFGTATTTPAAMKAALQALLESLAQPAQTVMTANSYSTYPEAILTRIHLTEPGVRKSVTENLGDR; translated from the coding sequence ATGACCCTCGATCTTGCCTTCAACGCTCAACTTTGTACGATCGCCGATCGGTTGTTTGAATTGATCGATCGCTTTTCGGAAGCGCGCGTGTTGGTAATTGGCGATCTGACGCTGGATGAATTTCTGACAGGTCAGGTAGAACGAGTCTCACGGGAAGCCCCAGTGCTGATTTTGCGGCATGAGCAAACGAAGCAAACGCCTGGCGGCGGAGCCAATGCTGTTTATAACCTGGCGGCTTTGGGGGCACAGGTGCAGGCAGTTGGGCTGATGGGTCAAGATGAGCAGGGGCAGGCATTACGTCAGTTGTTTCAGGCGGTCGGAATTGAGACAAACGGCATTTTTGTTGATCCGGATCGCCCCACTGTGACTAAAACTCGGATTTCTGGTCACTCTCGCCAGTCTGTGACGCAGCAAATCGTCCGGATCGATCGCAAGTCTGATCAGTTACCTCATCCTGAGTTGCAGCAAAAGCTCGCAGATTATGTTCAGTCTCAGCTTGGCTCGGTCGATGCGGTGGTTTGCTCCGACTATGGAGATGGTACGCTGACGCCTCCTGTGATCGCCGCTGCCCTTGCCCATCCTCGATCGATCGTTGATACCCAAAAAGAACTCGATCGATATCAGGGTGCCTTCCTGTTCACGCCCAATCTTCCTGAAGCAGAAAAAGCGGTTGGCTATGCCATCACAGACGCTGAAATGCTCAGCCGCGCCGGACAAGATCTGCTTGCTCAAACCCAGGCTCAGTTTATTTTGATTACTTGTGGCGAAGCAGGCATGACTTTGTTCGATCGCTCAGGCAACGAGCAAACAATTCCTGCCTTCAACCGCACCGCTGTTTTTGATGTCACAGGTGCAGGGGATACGGTTGTTGCGGCGCTAACTCTGGCACTGACCGCAGGCGCATCTTGCTGGGAAGCCGCCATTTTGGGCAACTTAGCTGCCAGTTTAGTTGTGCGGCAATTCGGCACAGCAACCACAACTCCCGCCGCGATGAAAGCTGCCCTGCAAGCCCTTCTCGAAAGCCTGGCTCAGCCTGCTCAGACTGTGATGACAGCAAATTCTTACAGCACTTATCCGGAAGCTATCCTCACCCGAATCCATTTGACAGAACCGGGAGTGCGGAAATCAGTCACAGAGAATTTGGGCGATCGATAG
- a CDS encoding DUF456 family protein — protein sequence MALLYWSLILVMFIGVLGAVLPGIPGAILIVGAIVVWGVVNGFAGIWIPLAVAVVVLLANLGVDFLASYLGAKQAGASQWGQIGAVIGLTVGFLGLLPALPIGGPIVGLLLGAFLGAVIGELLYRRDLLLALKAGVGILVGTVVGKLVQGLLAVVPVITFLLTTWSQVY from the coding sequence ATGGCACTCCTTTACTGGTCACTCATTCTCGTGATGTTCATTGGTGTTTTGGGTGCAGTGCTGCCCGGAATTCCGGGGGCAATTTTGATTGTGGGAGCGATCGTGGTTTGGGGAGTTGTGAATGGCTTTGCGGGGATTTGGATTCCGTTGGCGGTGGCGGTAGTGGTGCTGCTGGCAAATTTAGGAGTTGATTTTTTGGCAAGTTATTTGGGAGCGAAGCAGGCAGGCGCGAGTCAGTGGGGACAAATTGGAGCAGTCATTGGTCTTACTGTCGGATTTCTGGGCTTGCTCCCTGCTTTGCCGATCGGTGGTCCGATTGTGGGGCTGTTGCTTGGCGCGTTTCTGGGAGCAGTGATTGGGGAATTGCTTTACCGTCGTGACTTGCTGCTGGCACTTAAAGCCGGAGTGGGAATTTTAGTTGGCACAGTAGTTGGAAAATTAGTTCAGGGCTTGCTGGCAGTCGTTCCAGTGATTACTTTTCTGCTAACAACTTGGTCGCAGGTCTACTAA
- a CDS encoding cofactor assembly of complex C subunit B gives MAKDQNAVLRRLPIAVGILGGTLLMLNRFVTPTLTDSQSRSDVMGVILSALLILTGLLWERVQPVPPDTVQLIGEEGFDLARDLPESIQTELAWATHLLLTNTVTRSIVVWYDGKTILRRGILGNNPEVKPGTIVQRVLTTQKPVYLVKLALYPGKVEFDYLPENTQGVICQPIGSQGVLILGANAPRSYTKQDENWVAGIADKLADSLSRLQEGVNR, from the coding sequence ATGGCAAAGGATCAAAACGCAGTATTGCGGCGATTGCCGATCGCAGTTGGTATCTTGGGTGGCACATTACTGATGCTGAATCGGTTTGTTACCCCAACACTGACTGACTCTCAGTCGCGATCGGACGTAATGGGCGTGATTTTGAGTGCGCTGCTGATCCTCACCGGGCTTCTGTGGGAGCGAGTTCAACCTGTTCCACCGGATACTGTGCAACTGATTGGCGAAGAAGGCTTTGATTTAGCCAGAGACTTGCCTGAATCAATTCAAACCGAACTTGCCTGGGCAACCCATTTGCTGCTAACGAACACCGTCACTCGATCGATCGTTGTCTGGTACGACGGCAAAACGATTCTGCGGCGCGGCATTCTGGGCAACAACCCAGAAGTCAAGCCCGGTACAATCGTGCAAAGAGTCCTCACCACCCAAAAACCCGTTTATCTGGTCAAACTTGCCCTCTACCCCGGCAAAGTCGAATTTGATTATTTGCCTGAGAATACTCAAGGGGTAATTTGTCAGCCGATCGGTAGCCAGGGTGTCTTGATTTTGGGCGCAAATGCTCCTCGCAGCTACACCAAGCAGGATGAGAACTGGGTCGCCGGAATCGCCGATAAACTGGCAGATAGTTTGAGTAGACTACAGGAGGGAGTGAATCGGTGA
- the trpD gene encoding anthranilate phosphoribosyltransferase, with protein MSNSAATPTLSSPETLSDQDWSQLLQQLLDRQSLDITQSIWLMEGWLAEAIPPILSGAILAAIQAKGVSAAELAGMAQVLQARSLAGKDSLTFPQPLIDTCGTGGDGASTFNISTCVAFVAAAAGVPVAKHGNRAASSKVGSADVLEALGIQLNASPDRIKAAVSEVGVTFLFAPGWHPAMKSVAPLRKSLKIRTVFNLLGPLVNPFQPTGQVIGVFNPTLIETIAQALHQLGRAEAIVLHGRERLDEAGLADATDLAILADGEIRSLVIHPEELGLTPAPTDALRGGEIAENTEILRSVLQGKGTTAQQEVVALNAALALRVGCAIPDIPNDPIATYRKGITIAKDILASGTAWTKVEQLAEFLQ; from the coding sequence ATGAGTAACTCTGCTGCAACCCCAACTCTTTCTTCCCCTGAAACCCTCTCTGATCAAGATTGGTCACAGCTGTTGCAACAGCTTCTCGATCGCCAATCGCTTGACATAACGCAATCCATCTGGCTGATGGAAGGTTGGCTGGCTGAAGCAATTCCCCCTATCCTGTCGGGCGCAATTCTGGCTGCGATTCAAGCAAAAGGAGTTTCGGCAGCAGAGTTGGCCGGGATGGCACAGGTCTTGCAGGCTCGATCGCTGGCAGGTAAAGATTCTCTGACGTTTCCCCAACCTTTAATTGATACCTGCGGTACGGGCGGCGATGGCGCATCCACCTTTAATATCTCGACCTGTGTGGCGTTTGTGGCGGCGGCAGCAGGCGTTCCGGTTGCCAAGCATGGAAATCGCGCAGCATCTAGTAAAGTCGGTTCAGCGGATGTCTTAGAAGCGTTAGGTATTCAACTCAATGCCAGTCCCGATCGCATCAAGGCGGCGGTTTCAGAGGTCGGTGTGACGTTTCTGTTTGCTCCAGGCTGGCATCCGGCAATGAAATCGGTTGCACCACTGCGAAAATCCCTCAAAATCCGCACTGTTTTTAATTTACTAGGCCCCCTTGTCAACCCATTTCAGCCCACTGGACAAGTGATTGGTGTTTTCAATCCTACGTTAATTGAAACGATCGCTCAAGCACTCCATCAGCTTGGCAGAGCCGAAGCCATTGTTCTCCACGGACGCGAACGCCTGGATGAAGCCGGACTCGCTGATGCCACTGATCTCGCCATTCTCGCTGATGGTGAAATCCGATCGCTCGTCATCCACCCCGAAGAACTCGGACTTACTCCTGCCCCCACTGATGCCCTACGCGGCGGCGAAATTGCTGAAAATACTGAAATCCTGCGATCGGTGCTGCAAGGCAAAGGGACAACTGCCCAGCAAGAAGTGGTTGCCCTCAACGCTGCCCTCGCACTCAGAGTGGGTTGTGCCATCCCCGACATCCCCAACGACCCGATCGCCACTTACCGCAAAGGCATTACGATTGCCAAAGACATTCTTGCAAGCGGAACAGCTTGGACAAAGGTGGAACAGTTAGCTGAGTTTTTGCAATAG
- a CDS encoding retroviral-like aspartic protease family protein, whose protein sequence is MPNSSLYPAVLLLLTGILTVGGTACTPSFSHLLNTTSEPVAPSPVSPPASPTSAATKPPTPQPDLYSQALDRASRAFSMSQSAQSKDDWRLVASRWQQAIELMRSVPRSNQNYGQAQRKLTQYQRNLAVAQRQSNRSTAARNPDGVVTLPPEFLLPRAVPRPVNPAPVRPSARPIAAVPQKNPALANSADRSQGTFFAPIIRRAGNTPVIRVTFNGSKQFDMILDTGASGTLITHRMASALGVVPVAETFVDTASQRNVSFPLGYVRSINVGGAVAQNVLVAIAGSDLTLGLLGHDFFGNYDITIRENEVEFRERG, encoded by the coding sequence ATGCCCAATTCCTCTCTCTATCCTGCCGTTTTGCTTCTGCTCACAGGCATCCTGACCGTTGGCGGAACTGCCTGCACTCCCTCCTTCAGCCACTTGCTCAACACCACATCCGAGCCTGTTGCACCATCTCCAGTTTCGCCTCCTGCCAGCCCAACCAGTGCAGCAACGAAACCTCCTACTCCTCAACCTGATCTCTATTCGCAGGCACTCGATCGCGCTTCCCGTGCTTTTTCGATGAGTCAGTCTGCTCAGTCAAAAGATGATTGGCGGTTGGTGGCGAGTCGGTGGCAGCAGGCGATCGAGCTGATGAGGTCAGTACCGCGATCGAATCAGAACTATGGTCAGGCACAGCGCAAACTGACTCAATATCAGCGCAATTTGGCTGTTGCTCAACGGCAATCGAACCGATCGACGGCTGCCCGCAATCCTGATGGCGTTGTCACCTTGCCGCCTGAATTCCTGCTGCCTCGGGCTGTCCCGCGTCCGGTTAATCCTGCTCCTGTAAGACCCAGTGCTCGTCCGATCGCTGCTGTCCCCCAGAAGAACCCTGCCCTAGCGAACTCAGCGGACCGGAGCCAAGGCACCTTTTTTGCGCCAATTATCCGGCGAGCGGGCAATACTCCCGTGATTCGGGTCACCTTCAACGGTTCCAAGCAGTTCGACATGATTTTGGATACTGGAGCCAGCGGCACATTGATCACCCACAGGATGGCATCGGCGCTTGGTGTGGTTCCCGTTGCCGAAACCTTCGTTGATACTGCCAGTCAGCGCAATGTTTCTTTTCCGCTCGGCTATGTGCGATCGATCAATGTTGGCGGAGCCGTTGCCCAAAACGTGCTGGTTGCCATTGCTGGCTCCGATCTCACCCTCGGACTACTAGGGCACGACTTCTTCGGGAACTATGACATTACAATCCGCGAGAATGAAGTCGAGTTTCGGGAGAGAGGATGA
- the surE gene encoding 5'/3'-nucleotidase SurE — translation MAIILTNDDGIEAPGIRSLHQALSQAVPMTGDHQMLVVAPRLPHSGCGHQMTTHRPIQVDCRSKDEYAIDGTPADCTRVALNHLCGQVDWVISGVNAGGNLGADIYVSGTVAAVREAAFYRVPGIAISQYMLKGRTIDWEVTTQLTVKVLDKLMQQAIEPGTFWNVNLPFFEAGMPDPEIVFCPLCTQPLPGNYRVEGTHLIYAGEYGQRLRDPDSDVAVCFGGQIAVSQVRI, via the coding sequence ATGGCGATTATTCTTACCAATGACGACGGCATTGAGGCACCAGGCATCCGATCGCTGCACCAGGCGCTGAGTCAGGCAGTTCCAATGACAGGTGATCATCAAATGCTGGTCGTCGCACCCCGATTACCTCACTCCGGTTGTGGGCATCAGATGACAACGCACCGACCGATTCAGGTAGACTGCCGATCGAAGGATGAATATGCGATCGATGGTACGCCTGCCGACTGTACTCGCGTGGCGCTGAATCATTTGTGCGGTCAAGTTGATTGGGTCATTTCCGGAGTAAACGCTGGGGGCAATTTAGGGGCAGATATCTACGTTTCTGGAACCGTGGCAGCAGTGCGCGAAGCCGCTTTTTATCGCGTACCAGGCATTGCCATTTCGCAATACATGCTTAAGGGACGAACGATCGATTGGGAAGTGACGACCCAACTGACGGTGAAAGTTCTCGATAAGCTGATGCAGCAGGCGATTGAACCAGGAACTTTCTGGAATGTCAATCTCCCCTTTTTTGAGGCAGGAATGCCCGACCCAGAAATTGTTTTCTGCCCCCTCTGCACTCAACCGCTGCCCGGGAACTACCGAGTTGAAGGAACACATCTCATCTATGCCGGGGAATATGGACAGCGGCTCCGTGATCCTGATTCAGATGTTGCAGTCTGCTTTGGTGGTCAGATCGCTGTATCACAAGTTCGCATTTAG
- a CDS encoding SRPBCC family protein: protein MSGVITSVLVDPSSQTNWDQGNRAKLLQGDVLLQTQSHSMWGGAVTAQMYLPLGRSQVWQQVTDYPRWVLYFPDLVQSEILSRGDGIAEGATRKYKRLYQVASKAFFLFTAQVEIYLKVFETAQTTWQQIQFQLEKGSFADFTANLKLQDLQTGTLLTYSVQATPTIPVPTQFIQQAMRFDLPTNMEKMRQVLCGQPVPRSGLRW from the coding sequence ATGAGTGGAGTCATTACATCTGTCCTGGTTGACCCCAGCAGCCAAACTAATTGGGATCAGGGAAACCGGGCAAAACTCCTGCAAGGGGATGTTCTGCTCCAAACTCAGTCCCATTCGATGTGGGGCGGAGCCGTGACTGCCCAGATGTACTTACCCCTGGGACGATCGCAAGTTTGGCAACAGGTAACAGACTACCCACGCTGGGTACTCTACTTTCCTGATCTGGTTCAAAGCGAAATTCTGAGCCGGGGTGACGGGATCGCAGAAGGCGCAACTCGAAAATACAAGCGGCTCTATCAGGTTGCCAGCAAAGCTTTCTTTCTGTTCACGGCTCAGGTTGAAATTTATTTGAAAGTTTTTGAGACGGCGCAAACGACCTGGCAGCAAATTCAGTTCCAGCTAGAGAAAGGAAGTTTTGCTGACTTTACCGCAAACCTCAAACTGCAAGATTTGCAGACTGGCACGCTGCTCACTTACTCTGTACAGGCAACCCCAACCATCCCTGTCCCCACCCAGTTTATTCAGCAGGCAATGCGGTTCGACCTCCCCACAAACATGGAGAAAATGCGGCAGGTGCTCTGTGGGCAACCAGTACCTCGTTCAGGATTACGTTGGTAG
- a CDS encoding acylphosphatase, with the protein MNPSQPSEETIRAHLFVSGRVQGVGYRASTSDMAKLLKLNGWVRNLRDGRVEAVFEGSTAQVEEMLRWCQKGPPAAIVEEMVVEYETPEGLKRFEVERSR; encoded by the coding sequence ATGAATCCTTCTCAACCTTCTGAAGAAACAATCCGTGCCCATTTGTTTGTCTCAGGTCGGGTACAGGGAGTGGGCTATCGTGCCTCAACTTCGGATATGGCAAAACTGCTGAAGTTGAATGGCTGGGTGCGCAACCTGCGAGATGGTCGGGTTGAAGCAGTCTTTGAAGGATCGACTGCTCAGGTTGAAGAAATGCTGCGCTGGTGTCAGAAGGGACCTCCGGCAGCGATCGTTGAAGAAATGGTTGTGGAATATGAGACTCCAGAGGGGCTGAAGCGGTTTGAGGTAGAGCGATCGAGGTGA